The window ttcAGTTATCTGTTGGTTTGAGAGATTTGAttcatggatttttttttttttttaactgcaGCAAGCGGCTCTTGTGTTGAATGCATCGCGTCGGTTTCGATACACTTTGGATCTGAACAAAGAGGAACACTATGAGAATCGAAGGAGGATGATCAGGGCACATGCTCAAGTCATAAGGGTTTGAATCTTTCTATCTCATACACCACTTTTTCCTCTGTTCTTTGTCCTCTGTTGTTTGTTTCTTGATCTCACACATCAGTAACTTTTCGTTATGAATCAGGCAGCATTGCTTTTTAAGTTGGCTGGAGAACAACAAATCGGGGGTATGCGTAAGTCcgatcaaattttgtttttgttttttttttcctatatgattaaatttgatttttttttttttttgtgattgcAGCGTttggatcatcatcatcaacaactcCAGCAACATCAACTGGTAACTTTGACATTGACCTTGAGAAACTAGTGTCAATGACCAGGAACCAAAACATGTCCAATCTGCAGCAACTTGGAGGGGTGAGATCTTGCATGCATTTGTGTATTATAAATGGGAGATTTTTTTCATGAAACTGACAATGATTACTACTTTTTTTAGGTCAAAGGTGTTGCAGAGAAGTTGAAGTCAAATCTGGAGCAAGGAATTGAGGAGGATGAGAAAGAGGTGACAGATAGGAAGAATGCATTTGGATCTAACACATATCCAAAGAAGAAGGGGAAGAGCTTCTATGTAAGCAACATgagttgttttttatttatttcaagatTGTTTTTAATGAGCTTGTGGATAACTCAAAACGTTTTTAACTTTCTCTTGTCCAAAAGATGTTCCTGTGGGAAGCTTGGCAGGATTTAACTCTTATCATCTTGATTATTGCCGCTGTAACATCATTGGCATTGGGAATAAAGACAGAGGTGtgtgttttaacttttatataagTTTCTTCTTAATGTTCCAAACTAGGAACTCACTTCTGTCTACTCTACTTTCTTTTGGTTACTACTTCATCAGGGTCTGAAAGAAGGTTGGCTTGATGGTGGAAGCATTGCGTTTGCTGTCTTGCTTGTCATTATGGTTACAGGTATGAACATGTTTTTTCgtctattttcttattttgtgtatttgtattttatgtCAAATTCTTGTAAACATTCCTAATCCTGCTCTCAATCTTTTGATTCTTTCAGCTGTTAGTGACTATCGCCAATCTCTTCAGTTTCAAAACCTCAACGATGAAAAAAGAAATATACAACTAGAGGTGTTCTTGCTTTAACCATCTTGGATTGTTTGcaaattatatgttttagagatgataattaaattaaaaaaaaaaatactcttaCAGGTCATGAGAGGAGGGAGAACAGTGAAGATTTCAATCTATGACGTTGTTGTGGGAGATGTTATACCTCTTAGAATAGGTGACCAGGTCCCTGCGGACGGAGTGCTAATTAGTGGCCATTCTCTTGCCATTGATGAATCTAGCATGACCGGTGAAAGCAAGATTGTGAGTTCATCCTTGTTCAATATGTACTCATCTtctctttatattttctaacaCACATACTTTTGTTGCAGGTTAACAAGGATCAAAAATCTCCTTTTCTAATGTCTGGTTGTAAAGTAGCTGACGGAGTCGGTAGTATGCTGGTAACTGGTGTTGGAATCAACACAGAATGGGGATTGTTGATGGCAAGTATCTCAGAGGATACTGGTGAAGAAACTCCCTTACAGGTATGTCATCTTGATCACTTTGTTATTAGTTTATGGTCTACACAATGTGTTGAAGTAGCCTAaccattccttttttttttggtattcttATGATAGGTGCGGTTAAATGGTCTTGCAACCTTCATCGGTATAGTGGGGCTCACAGTGGCTCTTGTAGTCCTGGTAGCTCTTCTTGTGAGGTAACCTTGGTCAATAAAGGTTTTGCATTACTAACTTCATGCGATGTTGAGGGTTATATAACCTTGAgttatttttttagatattttactgGAACTTCCCAAGATTCTAATGGAGCAACTCAGTTTATCAAAGGGACGACTAGTATCAGTGACATTGTAGATGATTGTGTAAAGATATTTACAATCGCAGTAAGTATTCACTCCACATCCGTGATTTTGTTATCCGATAGACATATGAGTTAAAGTTAACTCTGGTAATTGTTTTAGGTTACTATTGTGGTTGTGGCAGTGCCTGAGGGACTTCCCCTAGCAGTTACCCTCACGTGAGTCCTACTTAATATAATCTACtcagaaaataattaactaaaacATAGTTGTTGATCTACTTTTTATTGACCCCATGTGTGCAGTTTGGCTTACTCAATGCGGAAGATGATGGCAGACAAAGCTTTGGTAAGAACCAAAACGTGTCTTCTCGCTTCAGTAATTTCTTGTTGATTATTGTCTGACCACGTTTCGTTTGCTAACAGGTTAGGAGGCTTTCAGCATGTGAAACCATGGGCTCAGCAACAACAATATGCAGTGACAAAACTGGAACTTTAACTTTGAATCAGGTCAGTATCAGCATCAATGcaatgatagttttttttttcattaacatCAAAATCATCATATACGTGTAGTTTGCTAATTTTACCCCTTTTTCAAAATTACAGATGACAGTGGTTGAGACATATGCTGGAGGATCAAAGATGGATGTAGCAGACAACCCCTCTGGGCTCCACCCTAAACTTGTTGCCTTAATAAGTGAGGGTGTGGCACAGAACACCACAGGAAACATCTTTCATCCCAAGGTTGGTTCTCTAAGCTCATACTAAGGTTATCAGATGATGGTTAGTGCTCATGTTGTTTTATTGTAGGATGGTGGAGAGGTGGAGATTTCTGGATCTCCCACTGAGAGGGCTATTCTATCTTGGGCGTATAAGGTATCTCAAATGTTTATTTACTCTGGTCCTTTTTTGACATATTTTTCATTATGGGCAATATATTTAAAGAAACTATTGTTGCAGTTGGGAATGAAGTTTGACACCATCAGGTCGGAGTCTGCTATCATCCATGCTTTCCCTTTCAATTCTGAGAAAAAACGTGGAGGTGTTGCTGTTCTTCGAGTAATTTCTTGATCTTATTCTCCAGTTTTAATATTAGGGTATTAGTAAAATTTTGTGGAAGCATTGAAGTAAGTATTGGTACAGTTCACTAAACATATGAACATCTTTTCATTGCTACTCAATGAGGAAAGTctctaaaaatattatatgaagcTGATCAAGAGTATGTTAACTCACTGCAGGGTGATTCTGAAGTTTTCATTCATTGGAAGGGAGCAGCGGAGATAGTTCTGGCTTGCTGTACACAATTCATGGACTCAAATGGCACTCTGCAGCCCATTGATGACCAGAAGGTGAGGTGACACAAAAAATTGTAAAGAAAATGTGTTAAACCACTTGAAGGACACAATCTGTTAGCCTAAGAGGACTAAACATTTGCCTATACTATcttatttcaactttcaaaaatatttatgtttggAAATTATATTACAGGAGTTTTTCAGACTTGCTATTGATGCCATGGCGAAAAACAGCTTGCGATGCGTTGCCATTGCATGCAGAACACAAGAGCTGAACAAAGTTCCCAAGGAACAGGAGGACTTAGATAAATGGGATTTACCTGAAGATGAATTGACTTTGCTGGCTATCGTTGGTATAAAGGATCCTTGTCGTCCTGGGGTCAGAGAAGCAGTGAGAATTTGCACCAGTGCTGGTGTTAAGGTAAGCTCCTTTGCCTCTATAATGGAAGTTAAATGTTGCTGTAATGTGGTGTAGCTGGTCAACCCATCTGTAATGTTTACATGGAGACATTTGTGTTGTCTAGGTAAGAATGGTGACTGGCGACAATCTTCAGACAGCAAAAGCAATTGCTTTGGAGTGTGGAATACTTTCTTCAGATACAGAAGCAGTTGAGCCTACTATCATTGAAGGAAAAGTGTTCCGTGAGCTAtctgaaaaagagagagagcaaGTCGCCAAGAGAATAACTGTAAGAAACAGTCAAAGTATCATTCATGTGAGCGAGCTTACTGATGCTATTTCAAATATTAACTTGGGGTTAAAATGCAGGTGATGGGTAGATCCTCTCCTAATGACAAGCTTTTACTTGTTCAAGCACTAAGGAAAAACGGAGATGTTGTTGCTGTCACTGGTGATGGTACTAATGATGCTCCTGCTCTCCACGAGGCAGACATAGGTCTCTCTATGGGTATATCTGGAACTGAAGTTGCAAAAGAGAGTTCAGACATCATCATTTTGGATGACAATTTTGCTTCAGTAGTTAAGGTTCGTCtagagaaaattaaaaaaaatatgatcttTTAGCTTATTAGTCCTTCATCTATGAATGCATTATCTCCACAGCTATTCTTTATGCATTTTTCAATCATGCAATTTTGTTTACTCTTTCAGGTTGTTCGTTGGGGTCGTTCTGTGTATGCAAATATTCAGAAATTCATACAGTTCCAGCTTACAGTGAATGTTGCAGCTCTTATAATCAATGTTGTAGCAGCTATGTCTTCCGGTGACGTTCCTCTAAAGGCTGTACAGGTTAGTTACTCTTACCTTATCTTTTGAGCTTGAATGCATTccagattttttaatttttaagacATTTTAAAATGGAGACAAAACGAAATATAATGGTGTTCTTTGATACAGCTGCTTTGGGTCAACCTTATTATGGATACTCTTGGAGCACTTGCACTCGCTACAGAGCCACCAACTGATCATCTTATGCACAGAACCCCTGTTGGAAGAAGGTATAAATAACATCATGAACATGTTTAATTCAATATTATAGTGAAACAAAACTAGATATATTGTGGTTTTTTGTCGTAGTCGTATGGTTGGTGATGGTTTGTTTCTGGATCTGCAGGGAGCCTCTAATTACAAACATCATGTGGAGGAACTTGCTTGTGCAGGTGagtttttcagaaaatattTGCTAAAACATTTTTCTAAAGTGCATATCTCTGAAACTGTAATTTGATGATGTTGCAGTCATTGTACCAAGTGGCTGTCCTCCTAGTTCTCAACTTTGCAGGCTTGAGCGTGCTTGGCTTGAAACAAGACAGCGACCATGCACATGCTGTGGAAGTCAAGAACACTATGATATTCAATGCCTTCGTTATGTGTCAAGTAGGCAAAATTATCTCATCTTTCATCTCCTTGTTCTTAAATCATATGGATTGGTTTTAATCATGCAAGTCTTGCAGATATTCAACGAGTTCAACGCAAGGAAACCTGATGAAATGAATGTATTCAGTGGTGTAACTAAGAACCCTCTcttcattgcaattgttggagTCACTTTTGTACTTCAGGTAAGACAATAACAAAAAGCCTCTTTGTCTCTTTGACACTTGATAACCTATTGTGGTTGAAAATGCAGATACTCATTGTTACTTTCCTTGGGGAGTTTGCCCATACCGTTCCACTGAGTTGGCAACTATGGCTTGCTTCTATTGTCATCGGACTGGTCAGGTAGGTTCATCATTTTCTTCCAACTTGAAACTCATAGTGGTCAAAGAAACTATAGAAAAAAATCACCAATTTATTTTCTCTGTGCAGCTGGCCACTGGCAGTTGTTGGGAAACTGATTCCTGTACCAAAGACTCCAATGAGCATCTACTTCAAGAAACCGTTCCGTAAATACAAAGCCTCAAGAAGTGCATAAACACATTACTAGAGATATTCATGTTCCTCATACTGCAATTACAGAAGCAAATAACAGATGATGATATATAACCTTGTGATAATTGGCCTATACCTCTAACCTTCCTTTCTTTTAAATGGTAATAGTATTTTCAAATGTATACTGCAAGGTCCAATTCTTTTGTCGCTTTccatatttcttcttcttcttcttgtatgATGTAAAAGTGCAACTGTGAATTGAATTGGATTTGGGGTTGTACTAGTGGGAGTT of the Brassica rapa cultivar Chiifu-401-42 chromosome A03, CAAS_Brap_v3.01, whole genome shotgun sequence genome contains:
- the LOC103859893 gene encoding calcium-transporting ATPase 9, plasma membrane-type isoform X1 — encoded protein: MSTTSSNGLLLTSMSGRHDDMEAGSARTDHSDHEELEHDPDDPFDLDNTKNASAASLRRWRQAALVLNASRRFRYTLDLNKEEHYENRRRMIRAHAQVIRAALLFKLAGEQQIGGMPFGSSSSTTPATSTGNFDIDLEKLVSMTRNQNMSNLQQLGGVKGVAEKLKSNLEQGIEEDEKEVTDRKNAFGSNTYPKKKGKSFYMFLWEAWQDLTLIILIIAAVTSLALGIKTEGLKEGWLDGGSIAFAVLLVIMVTAVSDYRQSLQFQNLNDEKRNIQLEVMRGGRTVKISIYDVVVGDVIPLRIGDQVPADGVLISGHSLAIDESSMTGESKIVNKDQKSPFLMSGCKVADGVGSMLVTGVGINTEWGLLMASISEDTGEETPLQVRLNGLATFIGIVGLTVALVVLVALLVRYFTGTSQDSNGATQFIKGTTSISDIVDDCVKIFTIAVTIVVVAVPEGLPLAVTLTLAYSMRKMMADKALVRRLSACETMGSATTICSDKTGTLTLNQMTVVETYAGGSKMDVADNPSGLHPKLVALISEGVAQNTTGNIFHPKDGGEVEISGSPTERAILSWAYKLGMKFDTIRSESAIIHAFPFNSEKKRGGVAVLRGDSEVFIHWKGAAEIVLACCTQFMDSNGTLQPIDDQKEFFRLAIDAMAKNSLRCVAIACRTQELNKVPKEQEDLDKWDLPEDELTLLAIVGIKDPCRPGVREAVRICTSAGVKVRMVTGDNLQTAKAIALECGILSSDTEAVEPTIIEGKVFRELSEKEREQVAKRITVMGRSSPNDKLLLVQALRKNGDVVAVTGDGTNDAPALHEADIGLSMGISGTEVAKESSDIIILDDNFASVVKVVRWGRSVYANIQKFIQFQLTVNVAALIINVVAAMSSGDVPLKAVQLLWVNLIMDTLGALALATEPPTDHLMHRTPVGRREPLITNIMWRNLLVQSLYQVAVLLVLNFAGLSVLGLKQDSDHAHAVEVKNTMIFNAFVMCQIFNEFNARKPDEMNVFSGVTKNPLFIAIVGVTFVLQILIVTFLGEFAHTVPLSWQLWLASIVIGLVSWPLAVVGKLIPVPKTPMSIYFKKPFRKYKASRSA
- the LOC103859893 gene encoding calcium-transporting ATPase 9, plasma membrane-type isoform X2, translating into MSTTSSNGLLLTSMSGRHDDMEAGSARTDHSDHEELEHDPDDPFDLDNTKNASAASLRRWRQAALVLNASRRFRYTLDLNKEEHYENRRRMIRAHAQVIRAALLFKLAGEQQIGAFGSSSSTTPATSTGNFDIDLEKLVSMTRNQNMSNLQQLGGVKGVAEKLKSNLEQGIEEDEKEVTDRKNAFGSNTYPKKKGKSFYMFLWEAWQDLTLIILIIAAVTSLALGIKTEGLKEGWLDGGSIAFAVLLVIMVTAVSDYRQSLQFQNLNDEKRNIQLEVMRGGRTVKISIYDVVVGDVIPLRIGDQVPADGVLISGHSLAIDESSMTGESKIVNKDQKSPFLMSGCKVADGVGSMLVTGVGINTEWGLLMASISEDTGEETPLQVRLNGLATFIGIVGLTVALVVLVALLVRYFTGTSQDSNGATQFIKGTTSISDIVDDCVKIFTIAVTIVVVAVPEGLPLAVTLTLAYSMRKMMADKALVRRLSACETMGSATTICSDKTGTLTLNQMTVVETYAGGSKMDVADNPSGLHPKLVALISEGVAQNTTGNIFHPKDGGEVEISGSPTERAILSWAYKLGMKFDTIRSESAIIHAFPFNSEKKRGGVAVLRGDSEVFIHWKGAAEIVLACCTQFMDSNGTLQPIDDQKEFFRLAIDAMAKNSLRCVAIACRTQELNKVPKEQEDLDKWDLPEDELTLLAIVGIKDPCRPGVREAVRICTSAGVKVRMVTGDNLQTAKAIALECGILSSDTEAVEPTIIEGKVFRELSEKEREQVAKRITVMGRSSPNDKLLLVQALRKNGDVVAVTGDGTNDAPALHEADIGLSMGISGTEVAKESSDIIILDDNFASVVKVVRWGRSVYANIQKFIQFQLTVNVAALIINVVAAMSSGDVPLKAVQLLWVNLIMDTLGALALATEPPTDHLMHRTPVGRREPLITNIMWRNLLVQSLYQVAVLLVLNFAGLSVLGLKQDSDHAHAVEVKNTMIFNAFVMCQIFNEFNARKPDEMNVFSGVTKNPLFIAIVGVTFVLQILIVTFLGEFAHTVPLSWQLWLASIVIGLVSWPLAVVGKLIPVPKTPMSIYFKKPFRKYKASRSA